From the Desulfohalovibrio reitneri genome, one window contains:
- a CDS encoding SagB family peptide dehydrogenase, whose protein sequence is MPSVLTQLHDAVNHDPVSLTGRRLDWANEPDPYKHYGPRVDRTSLPVDVQATGGLHAPGLARLLRGALGPTAVLRRPGGQLHLRAWASAGALYPFEAYVAASGVEGVPNGLHHYSPLENELRLLRPGKDSHGDAASLRLILATRIFRSSWKYGPRAFRYCLLDPGHALENLVLLARALGFSPRVSLSLDDAAWCRQLCLNQELERPVAAVDLGGAFSTNTLGDPAEPCLDRDGVVSPAEKPEPKIVHAFQVTAGAERESTPDTPPESVPWGDPESLMGSRRSRRNFLPDATLGQAAHEAITGCLRPWRDTPRVSLLCQGVEGMQDGRHALDVSTGPLVKGELHLPMTGVCLGQEWLANAPLHVLFTANLAELESRSGPSGYRGALLRAGRLGQRVYLAAEALGMGACGVGAFFDKQASDLLALEEHERLLYLVAVGPVRKR, encoded by the coding sequence ATGCCGTCAGTCCTTACCCAGTTGCACGACGCGGTCAACCACGACCCCGTCTCACTCACCGGCCGCCGCCTGGACTGGGCCAACGAACCGGATCCATACAAACACTATGGCCCGCGCGTAGACCGCACCAGCCTGCCGGTGGATGTCCAGGCAACCGGCGGCCTCCACGCTCCCGGCCTGGCACGCTTGCTGCGCGGAGCCCTCGGCCCCACCGCCGTACTGCGCAGACCAGGAGGCCAGTTGCACCTGCGGGCCTGGGCCTCGGCCGGAGCGCTTTATCCCTTTGAGGCCTATGTAGCCGCGAGCGGAGTGGAAGGCGTTCCAAACGGACTGCATCACTACTCCCCCTTGGAAAACGAGTTGCGGCTGCTGCGTCCCGGGAAAGACAGTCACGGCGACGCCGCCTCACTGCGGCTCATCCTGGCCACGCGCATCTTCCGCAGTTCCTGGAAATACGGCCCGCGCGCCTTCCGCTACTGCCTGCTGGACCCCGGCCACGCCCTGGAGAATCTGGTCCTGCTGGCACGCGCCCTGGGATTCTCGCCACGGGTCAGCCTGTCTTTGGATGACGCAGCATGGTGCCGCCAACTCTGCCTGAACCAGGAACTGGAGCGGCCCGTGGCGGCCGTGGACCTGGGCGGAGCCTTCTCCACGAACACGCTCGGCGATCCTGCCGAACCCTGCCTGGACCGCGATGGGGTCGTCAGCCCGGCTGAAAAACCGGAGCCGAAAATCGTTCACGCATTCCAGGTCACGGCCGGAGCTGAGCGGGAAAGCACCCCGGACACGCCGCCCGAATCCGTTCCCTGGGGCGATCCCGAATCCCTCATGGGCTCCCGCCGTTCCCGCCGCAACTTCCTCCCTGACGCCACGCTTGGGCAAGCGGCCCACGAGGCCATCACCGGGTGCCTTCGCCCCTGGCGGGACACTCCGCGCGTCAGCCTGCTGTGCCAGGGCGTGGAGGGGATGCAGGACGGCCGCCACGCCCTGGACGTTTCGACAGGCCCGCTCGTCAAAGGAGAGTTACATCTCCCCATGACCGGAGTCTGCCTGGGACAGGAGTGGCTGGCCAACGCGCCGCTGCACGTGCTTTTCACCGCGAACCTCGCGGAACTGGAGTCGCGCTCTGGCCCCTCTGGATACCGCGGGGCGCTGCTGCGGGCGGGCAGACTGGGGCAGCGCGTCTATCTGGCGGCGGAAGCCCTCGGGATGGGGGCCTGCGGCGTAGGCGCGTTTTTCGACAAGCAGGCGTCGGACCTGCTCGCCCTGGAGGAACACGAACGGCTACTCTATCTGGTGGCTGTGGGGCCGGTCAGGAAACGCTAG
- the bioB gene encoding biotin synthase BioB, translating to MDALFHQAYHMAMNGETPDGRKAEAVARAAAEHPRELAELAHEVRLVRFGERLELCGIVNARSGLCPENCAFCAQSARHRTGAPEYGFIGAEAVAEAAAKARDAGVFRFGVVISGASPGERDFEEILRAVRLVAELGMEPDVSLGLLDRERLARLKEAGLKRVHHNLETAHSFFPSVCTSHDYEDDVSLVRAARDMGLGVCCGGLFGLGETWGHRLELARTLAELGVESVPVNFLSPIPGTPLADQPVLSVDEAVGIVAMLRLLLPRAHLRLCGGRERIFGSDHGRMLTCGADGCMAGDYLTTPGTPVVEIIRAARGLGLEPR from the coding sequence ATGGATGCCTTGTTCCATCAAGCCTACCACATGGCCATGAACGGCGAAACGCCGGACGGCAGGAAGGCCGAAGCGGTGGCCCGCGCCGCGGCCGAACATCCCCGCGAGCTGGCTGAGCTGGCCCACGAGGTCAGGCTGGTCCGCTTCGGGGAGCGGCTTGAACTGTGCGGCATCGTCAACGCCCGTTCCGGGCTGTGCCCCGAGAACTGTGCCTTCTGCGCCCAATCCGCCCGCCACCGCACTGGCGCGCCGGAGTATGGCTTCATCGGGGCGGAGGCGGTGGCCGAAGCCGCCGCCAAAGCCCGCGATGCTGGTGTGTTCCGTTTCGGCGTGGTCATCTCCGGGGCTTCTCCGGGAGAGCGGGATTTCGAGGAAATCCTGCGGGCCGTGCGGCTGGTGGCCGAGCTGGGCATGGAGCCTGACGTGTCCCTTGGACTGTTGGACCGGGAGCGGCTTGCCCGGCTCAAGGAGGCGGGGCTGAAGCGGGTCCATCACAACCTTGAAACCGCCCATTCCTTTTTCCCGAGTGTCTGCACCAGCCACGACTACGAGGACGACGTGTCCCTGGTGCGTGCCGCCAGGGACATGGGGCTGGGGGTCTGTTGCGGTGGCCTCTTCGGCCTGGGCGAGACCTGGGGCCATCGCCTGGAACTGGCCCGCACCCTGGCCGAGCTTGGGGTGGAGTCTGTTCCGGTGAATTTCCTCTCGCCCATCCCCGGCACCCCGCTGGCAGATCAACCGGTGCTTTCGGTGGACGAGGCGGTGGGTATCGTGGCCATGCTGCGGCTGCTGCTGCCACGGGCGCACCTCCGCCTATGCGGCGGGAGGGAAAGGATTTTCGGCTCGGACCACGGGCGTATGCTGACCTGCGGCGCGGACGGCTGCATGGCCGGGGATTACCTGACCACGCCGGGTACGCCGGTGGTGGAGATAATCCGGGCCGCACGGGGCCTGGGCCTGGAACCCCGCTGA
- a CDS encoding biotin transporter BioY, producing the protein MHDSMPLAGLHKMVWTALMAALVTAGAFMQLPLGPVPFTMQPFFAMLAGFVLGPLYGAAAVGLYVAAGLLGLPVFAGGKAGLAVLLGPTGGYLFGFILGAAVCGLAARGQMTWRRGLLFGLANLAVVYGLGLLQLKAVLSLDWLKALAVGFAPFILQDLVKLGMAVATTRFLRSKGLAPK; encoded by the coding sequence ATGCACGATTCCATGCCCCTCGCCGGGCTTCACAAGATGGTCTGGACCGCGTTGATGGCGGCCCTGGTGACAGCCGGGGCGTTCATGCAGCTTCCCCTGGGGCCGGTGCCCTTCACCATGCAGCCCTTCTTCGCCATGCTGGCCGGGTTCGTGCTTGGCCCGCTGTACGGCGCGGCCGCGGTGGGCCTGTACGTGGCTGCGGGGCTGCTGGGCCTGCCGGTGTTCGCCGGGGGCAAGGCGGGGCTGGCGGTGCTCCTCGGACCCACCGGCGGCTACCTCTTCGGCTTCATCCTGGGCGCGGCCGTGTGTGGCTTGGCGGCGCGCGGGCAGATGACCTGGCGGCGCGGGCTGCTCTTCGGCCTGGCCAACCTGGCCGTGGTTTACGGGCTGGGCCTGTTGCAACTCAAGGCCGTGCTCTCCCTGGACTGGCTCAAGGCCCTGGCCGTGGGCTTCGCGCCCTTCATTCTGCAGGACCTGGTCAAGCTGGGCATGGCCGTGGCCACCACCCGCTTTCTGCGCTCAAAGGGTCTGGCCCCCAAGTGA
- a CDS encoding energy-coupling factor ABC transporter ATP-binding protein, translating to MIELYDVGFAYSGGADALRDVSFSVGQGELVGLVGANGHGKSTLLALLAGLYSPTSGFLTVHGHASPGAEKAIRGSAALVLQEAELQVLGATVGEDLCLGLESDPLKRDEAKELAARLGLSAWDAPVQTLSFGQKRKLCLAGALLRSPSVLLLDEPFSGLDYPGAREMRGLLAENKRAGLTQVVAAHDVEPLADLADRWLVLRSGGLAAQGMAADVFPRLESFDVRPPCGWRNEGANVLESRPGGDW from the coding sequence GTGATCGAACTCTACGACGTAGGCTTTGCCTATTCCGGTGGCGCGGACGCCCTGCGGGACGTCTCCTTCTCCGTTGGCCAGGGGGAACTGGTCGGCCTGGTGGGGGCCAACGGCCATGGCAAGTCCACCCTGCTGGCCCTGCTGGCGGGACTCTACAGCCCCACCAGCGGCTTCCTGACGGTCCACGGCCACGCCTCGCCGGGGGCGGAAAAAGCCATCCGGGGCAGCGCCGCCCTGGTCTTGCAGGAGGCGGAGTTGCAGGTGCTGGGCGCCACCGTGGGCGAGGACCTGTGCCTCGGCCTGGAATCTGATCCGCTCAAACGTGACGAGGCCAAGGAATTGGCCGCGCGGTTGGGGCTCTCAGCTTGGGATGCCCCGGTGCAGACGCTGTCTTTCGGCCAGAAGCGCAAGCTCTGCCTGGCCGGGGCGCTGCTGCGCTCGCCAAGCGTGTTGCTGCTGGACGAACCTTTTTCCGGCCTGGACTACCCGGGCGCAAGGGAGATGCGCGGGCTTCTTGCCGAGAACAAGCGGGCTGGGCTGACCCAGGTGGTGGCCGCTCACGACGTGGAACCCCTGGCCGACCTGGCAGACCGCTGGCTGGTGCTGCGCTCCGGCGGGCTGGCCGCTCAGGGGATGGCGGCGGACGTTTTTCCCCGGCTGGAATCCTTCGATGTGCGGCCGCCCTGCGGCTGGCGGAACGAGGGCGCGAACGTGCTCGAATCCAGGCCGGGCGGGGACTGGTAG
- a CDS encoding MauE/DoxX family redox-associated membrane protein has protein sequence MSRLLSALPRMALGLLFIWASLDKIADPFAFARVIYNYQLVPDVLVNPIALGLPWIEMLCGVFLVLGLLRLGASLVVLLLMAVFMAALGYNLARGLDVACGCFSLSPQDEANILTSLLRDAAILALALGVYLSELARASKRNQRRLIP, from the coding sequence GTGAGCCGCCTGCTTTCCGCACTGCCCCGCATGGCCCTGGGCCTGCTCTTCATCTGGGCCAGCCTGGACAAGATCGCCGACCCCTTCGCCTTCGCAAGGGTCATCTACAACTACCAGCTTGTGCCGGACGTGCTGGTCAACCCCATCGCCCTGGGCCTGCCCTGGATCGAAATGCTGTGCGGCGTTTTCCTGGTGCTGGGGCTCTTGCGGCTTGGAGCGTCCCTGGTGGTGCTGCTCCTCATGGCGGTATTCATGGCCGCCCTGGGCTACAACCTGGCGCGCGGGCTGGACGTGGCCTGCGGCTGCTTCTCCCTCTCCCCGCAGGACGAGGCCAACATCCTGACAAGCCTGCTGCGCGACGCGGCCATCCTGGCCCTGGCGCTGGGTGTATACCTCAGCGAGTTGGCCCGGGCCTCGAAACGGAATCAAAGAAGGCTCATTCCGTAG